The Pecten maximus chromosome 6, xPecMax1.1, whole genome shotgun sequence DNA window atttaaatgatcaacaGGGTCCAATATATATTCCTTTCTATAATCCCATGATTAAATGAGGAGAATTTCTTAGCAAACACacaaattatgaagttttcttcttcTGAAGTGAAGCAGAGCTCAAGCAGACACTATATTTTGTACTGCCGGTAGTGAAAGTAGAAATACCACAGTGAAAGTAGAAATACCACGTGATTTGCCgattaatacaaaaatggattacAAGCTATGTCTACAAGcggaatacaacaaaatctGTATCATTTCGTTCCGTTTGAAATACCCAAGACTTTTTTGTAACAACCTTTAGGCAGTCATTTTTAAAACCGGCTAGAAAAGTGCTACGACAACATGgacatgtattttgtgtgttctaTACCggattatactatatatttgtgtctgtgacatacatatggGATATGTTTGCATACATGATGCGGAGACAtcgttgtaatgacctgtcaaccACTTAAGTGGttttttcaagcatatttcGTTGCGCCTGGATTTCAGGTGCAAGCTGAATCAAAGAATATATTAGCGCTTAGGAAATAAGAGGTCGCAGTCGGCATaatcatatccgatagaaaaagagccgactagcggcctcttatgttataggagtaggtGATACCCCAAAACCCAAGACATTGATTTTACAAACtttaataatcaaaatatacaaatacgtTTGATAAGCTTAACAACCCAATGCTATTTAATATATACTGATCAACGACCACATCTGTtgattttcttcattttatcTTCGTGTATAGGCACATTGAGTCTGTGACACAGAGACCAGGCTCAGTAAGTTTAATTATATTGAACATTTTTGTAAGGCCTTCGATAAATTCCTCTGTTCGCTGTTGGTCGACCAAAATCaattgtatgttaatttgtgaataatttgaataCAATATGCAATATGGCATTGGGCAGACCATGTTGCAGCCATGTTACTCCATTATGTGTTCATATGCATTATTTACTCGCTGCACCGAAACATCAATAACAGGATTGCCTATTTTGAATATTCTACGAAAACTTCAATGACAGGTCGTTCTTGTCGGACTTTACATACAAGTAAGAGACACTGGAACTATACAGAatctttatataacattaataatcAGGAACTTAGTGGTGGTcaaagaaaatgtcaaataattaaaaaaagtttttccaCAGTAACATTTTAGTGCTAACTGATGAAACTGCAACATGTATACCCTTCTTTGTATAAGGTTGGTGTACAATTTTGATTCAAGCTTGAAAAGTTAATGtcaaatttaatcaaataaataaacattgaagAAAAATTAGGATAGGTGAAAAAATAGTTTtcaaagggcgataactcttTGCTCTTTTTGTTTACCATAGGTTATTTAGATATCTTAAATGTAAAGTAATCAACACTGCCTAGTTAGCAAAGTTTAACACAATTTACCAAATCTTTTATACCTGCAGTCGTGGTAAACatctttcaaattcgttgtcaatTCTTTGTTGGACTTTTTCAAAAAGTTCATCTTCACTAGAAATGTTTGAGTTTTGAAGAACAGTCGTGTCTGTGCCATGTACATCCAATGCTGAAGAGTTGTTGTCAGACTCTGCCTTAGGTATGCTGGGAGAATTCGGACCCATCATAGGGATCAAGAGGGGCACCGGGGCTGATGGGGCAATGTTGGTTGTTGGGGGCAACACTTGTATCGGAGGAAGAAGCTGTACAGGTGAGATGGGTGGTCCATTAGCTGCATTAAGCAGAGTTCCTGAATCTAAATAGACAATAAGTTTTTAGAATAAGATTGCTTTATGATCATAATGTGTGTTGCAGCTCAGGAGAAATTTTGTCCAGTTTATTCCTTAATTCATCTGGATATTGAAAAGAATTATTATATCAAATGAGAAAATGTATAAAACTTTTATAATGGTCTAAATAAGTCTGACTTGGAGtcacaaataagaaataaactATGATTATCATTTCATTAAGCTATTGTTACACCATCAATGCAGAATTTCATATGAACTATATATCTATAAGCTACAAAAATATATGACTTGTCTATAAATCTGcaaatttgggggaaaaaagaGATAGCAACATGAATATCAAACTTCTGAATAATATCGATCATTTAAGTTTCTTTAATTATTTCCCTTTCCTCTGTTTGAATAcctaacaaatattttttaaattactttcatatttttttttaactttaatttacCTAGTTCATGTAATACattcaaaatatttccaaaGTGTGTTAGCTAGTACTTACCCACTCCACCTGTACTTGGTGTATTTGTGTTTACGGCCCCTCCAGTATAAGCTACACGCTTATTGAGTTTTGTCCCTCTTGGTGACGCATGTCCCGAGGTTTTCGGGGAATAATTAAACATAGGTGGATCATTCCATCCCCTGTCAGGATTTCCTGTTAAGAAACAAATTACTAAGTATTGAAGATATTGCCAGTTTCTTATGATTTATACTAATTGAATGGTGATAATCATTAATGAAACTGAGAGTTGCAATGCATCCTCACAAGCCAAGGATGTTCtcaaccttatatatatatttataaagtatatgtacatatatttggCATGAAATGATCTTTAATATTCATTGccgtttttctttttatctagGCTATCTGTGATACAAGTGTAATAGGGTTAATTGAAgttgttttaaatattgttttagcaATTGTTAGATTTAATGTACAGCATCTGGGTTTCTTGTATTGTTAACTTAACGTGaatgtatgtaacattgttCACCTGTGGAGTCTGTCATGTGTTTGTTACCTGTGCTGTTCATGTAAGTGTGAATGCATAAAAATGCCTTGTTAAGTTTTAAGTCTTTGTGTGGGCTTTCCCGTCGAAGAAAGTCAGACCATCCGCTGATAAAGACGGATCCATGTATTAATTTATGAGTCCAGCACAAACTATTAGGTATGTgctgatgttatattttattaactacatgtatatagtaagGGTTATTATTCTTACTGAAATATCCatactatatgtacatatatttaagtCAGAAAAATAAgtagatttttttatataaatttttgtAAAACAATGCTTGTAGGCTGTTTTTCACTACACATTTAAATCTCatttttcatgtatattttcacttcagttacaatgtatatatgttcatGATTGTAGAGTGAATTTCATTGCATTTCATTAGACTCCACACAGTACCCTTGGCCCATTGTTGggataggtacatgtaaatgtacttcATGTGATAATTCTATTGTTTGTAGTTGATGAGATACTTCTATACAAGTGATTAtagccagaggaaactctgggGATATATTAGCCCAaatttcctctggccctgacaccatgtctggtgtaggtacagggccagaggaaacacAGGCTTGGGATATACTTACACTAACTGTATTTATAAATCAGATGAATTATCTGTGAAATTCATTGTAATGATTTATCAATTCGAAATTATGTAATATGAGTGTAATATTATTTAGTGAAAGCCTAT harbors:
- the LOC117329224 gene encoding steroid receptor RNA activator 1-like; its protein translation is MFNYSPKTSGHASPRGTKLNKRVAYTGGAVNTNTPSTGGVDSGTLLNAANGPPISPVQLLPPIQVLPPTTNIAPSAPVPLLIPMMGPNSPSIPKAESDNNSSALDVHGTDTTVLQNSNISSEDELFEKVQQRIDNEFERCLPRLQGRAAEDVKRKLQILKENWKDKKLSKDVRGRIWDILQALENKDYDTAWERHLSLMVDFTAEVGQWLVAVKRIIHENREMKKEMESSIEQKTDKDSTAANLIDVSDPKISSSSVLTQDECSATDGDTTGSSVDG